In Ammospiza caudacuta isolate bAmmCau1 chromosome 2, bAmmCau1.pri, whole genome shotgun sequence, a genomic segment contains:
- the LOC131572427 gene encoding LOW QUALITY PROTEIN: lysozyme g-like (The sequence of the model RefSeq protein was modified relative to this genomic sequence to represent the inferred CDS: inserted 1 base in 1 codon), protein MSECYGNILNVDTTGALGTTVKADGVSCRRQQKNMEKYQAKMAKAGNGEGLAPAVIDCWCDLSRAGTELKDSLSDHGNAFGLTQKKSPSWTEEQHLRGGISSYNAGVNTVRXYDKMGIGRTHNHANDGDVRARFYRKNGY, encoded by the exons aTGTCAG AGTGTTATGGGAACATACTGAATGTTGACACAACTGGTGCTTTGGGGACAACTGTGAAAGCAGATGGTGTGAGCTGT AGAAGACAGCAGAAGAACATGGAGAAATACCAGGCCAAGATGGCAAAAGCTGGCAATGGTGAGGGTCTTGCTCCAGCTGTGATTGATTGCTGGTGTGATCTTTCAAGGGCTGGGACAGAACTGAAGGACAGCCTGAGTGACCATGGGAATGCATTTGGCTTAACACAG AAAAAATCTCCATCTTGGACAGAGGAACAGCACCTCAG GGGTGGGATCTCATCTTATAATGCAGGAGTTAACACTGTGA CCTACGACAAAATGGGTATTGGCAGAACACACAACCATGCCAATGATGGCGATGTCAGAGCCAGGTTTTATAGGAAAAATGGATATTGA
- the LOC131554544 gene encoding lysozyme g-like isoform X1, protein MIPALLLLGLSALVAPSLSYSCYGDISALQAPTISCTPVRASDCAGYAMIRRTAEADLPRLRRYEIPIKRVARNLCLDPALIGAIMSQESRVGLLLDNGWDRARQKYGLMQISRQQVQPSVTWDSEEHINQCSNILVLSINEVRARHPTWSWDRQLRGGICTYHARMGNVQVYEADPCSSDYNYVNSVIRRAQYFKRNGF, encoded by the exons ATGATCCCTGCACTGCTGTTGCTGGGTCTTTCAGCCCTTGTTG CTCCATCCCTGAGTTACAGTTGCTATGGTGATATAAGTGCTCTTCAAGCCCCCACGATCTCCTGTACACCTGTAAGAGCCTCTGACTGTG CAGGATATGCCATGATACGGAGGACGGCTGAGGCAGACCTGCCACGCCTGAGGAGATACGAGATCCCAATTAAGAGAGTAGCCAGAAACCTGTGCTTGGATCCAGCGCTCATCGGTGCCATCATGTCCCAGGAGAGCCGCGTGGGCCTGCTCCTGGACAACGGCTGGGACCGCGCGCGCCAGAAGTACGGCCTGATGCAG ATCAGCAGGCAGCAAGTGCAACCTTCTGTGACGTGGGATAGTGAAGAACACATAAATCAGTGCTCAAATATCCTGGTTCTTTCCATTAATGAAGTACGGGCAAGACATCCTACCTGGTCCTGGGACCGGCAGCTGAGAG GGGGAATCTGCACCTACCATGCCAGAATGGGCAACGTCCAGGTCTACGAGGCAGACCCATGCAGCAGCGACTACAACTACGTCAACAGCGTGATTAGGAGAGCCCAGTACTTTAAAAGAAATGGGTTCTAG
- the LOC131554544 gene encoding lysozyme g-like isoform X2, translated as MIPALLLLGLSALVAPSLSYSCYGDISALQAPTISCTPVRASDCGYAMIRRTAEADLPRLRRYEIPIKRVARNLCLDPALIGAIMSQESRVGLLLDNGWDRARQKYGLMQISRQQVQPSVTWDSEEHINQCSNILVLSINEVRARHPTWSWDRQLRGGICTYHARMGNVQVYEADPCSSDYNYVNSVIRRAQYFKRNGF; from the exons ATGATCCCTGCACTGCTGTTGCTGGGTCTTTCAGCCCTTGTTG CTCCATCCCTGAGTTACAGTTGCTATGGTGATATAAGTGCTCTTCAAGCCCCCACGATCTCCTGTACACCTGTAAGAGCCTCTGACTGTG GATATGCCATGATACGGAGGACGGCTGAGGCAGACCTGCCACGCCTGAGGAGATACGAGATCCCAATTAAGAGAGTAGCCAGAAACCTGTGCTTGGATCCAGCGCTCATCGGTGCCATCATGTCCCAGGAGAGCCGCGTGGGCCTGCTCCTGGACAACGGCTGGGACCGCGCGCGCCAGAAGTACGGCCTGATGCAG ATCAGCAGGCAGCAAGTGCAACCTTCTGTGACGTGGGATAGTGAAGAACACATAAATCAGTGCTCAAATATCCTGGTTCTTTCCATTAATGAAGTACGGGCAAGACATCCTACCTGGTCCTGGGACCGGCAGCTGAGAG GGGGAATCTGCACCTACCATGCCAGAATGGGCAACGTCCAGGTCTACGAGGCAGACCCATGCAGCAGCGACTACAACTACGTCAACAGCGTGATTAGGAGAGCCCAGTACTTTAAAAGAAATGGGTTCTAG